The Buteo buteo chromosome 6, bButBut1.hap1.1, whole genome shotgun sequence genomic interval GTTGTTGTGACAGTTGCCTCATACCCCTGAAACCATCCCTGCAGCTCTCTTCAAGCAGTAAGACAGGTCCTGGGCAAGGATTCCCACACCTGGACACTGTTGAGCTGGCTGTGCCATGACACAGGGACTTCATGGCAAATACATGCAGGGAAAAGGAGCTGAGAGGCTGCtcagctggggagggcaggaggcacAGTATCGGCCTAGAAAAGCTGAGGGcgaatgaaaaaaatagcttcAAAGTGGAAAACTGAACCATGTGCTGAAGGTTAGATTTTCTCCTTATTTCCAGCCCAGAAGCAGCTTCAATGAAGTCTGTCCCAAGTGCTGTGCCAGCAGCTTGCAGGTAGCTGGGCTTTAAAGTCCCTCTGGGACTTGTGTAATAGAGAAACGCAGCATCAGAGAAAGCATGGGTTCAGACTTCCACTGATGGATGCATCTTGTTCTTGGTGGCTGTGTTGCGTGTGGGGACCAGCCACTTTTCTAGATCCCATGTCAGCAAGGAGAAACCCTGAGAAGGGCTGGGGTCTCACACTACGGGTAAAACCCTGGCAGGTGCTAGGATGGACTGCAATGCTGCATGGGTGGAGGCTGTGTCCCTCTTCTAAATCCTTGCTGCTGATGCTTGTCCTTCTGGGCCAAGATGTGGGACATTACAGAGCCTTTTGAGTCCTCTCAGGctgatgaagcagcagaaggtGAGGCCTTGAAGTATCTGCCAGGTATCAGCTCTCAATTGCTGAGCTGCTTTACAGTTAGTGCTCAGTTAGCCTCAGCATGGGTGGTGTGTTTTGGGATGGGGACACCATGCTCCCTGGGGTCTAGCCCCAAGCCCCACAGATGCTGTGCATACCAGGCTGCAGCTATCAGCTTCTGCCTCTCTGGCAATCCCATTGGAGAGCAGGGGTGTGAGTTGGGCTGGATGCAAGGAGTAGGGTTGGGATGCGCTATCTGGACATGTGGCAGGGGACCCTTCCTGGAAGTGTAGGACCACATGTGGTCTGGGGAAACCGTGGCTGGtgctgggcttctctgcttcccCTGGCACAGCAGGACTGAGAAGGGTTTGCCAACTTCCTTGGGGGACAGCCATGGCCCAAAGGTTGGGATTATTGGCAGGGGCCACCTTGGGAAGCAGCCGGCCCGAGCATTCCTGATGCTGAGCTGGACTCTGTGCACCCAGTATCCATGTTTCCACCAGGTGTCCTGAGACCCTGCGTAAGTGCTCCCCAGCCTATGACTGGAAGTGGGACTGCACTTATGTGGACTTTTTAACTGCACTTTTTTCATAGCATTTCAGGCAGAACTCactaaataatgtttttctgccAAAAATATGGAAGGCATTGAAACTCCAGGTTTTTTATTGGGAAGCAGAGGATGCTGTTgtagaaaagatttttattggGTTGGAAACCCACTGTCCACCAAACAATaatttagtttgctttttttttaccagtgCTATCTGAGCGTTGGTAGAGACATTAACCCTGTTTTTTGAACGCTGGCTAGTTAAAGAACCATTTTAGTTTAGTCCCCCCTATTTTCGTGGCTCTTCAAAATTCTCCTTATCATTTGCCAAGAGCCTGGTTGGTGACTGAGACTCCAAGTTGTTAATTATTCACCCAATAGAGAACACATCTCCTCAGAtaagcagcagtgctgaaacAGAGACGTCCCCCTCCTTGTTTCATGGCTGCAGGGTCAGTTGTAGCAGACAAGCGTCTCACTGGGCTCTGAACATCCAGCCAGGAGAGGGGATCAGCCTGCAGCATTACAGGAACTGTGTGCATACAAACTGTCAACTGCCCCGTAAACTCTTACATAAAACAAGACAAGTGGGGAGAATGGTCCTCCAGGGAGATGCTTGGAACAATCAAATCCTCTTCTAATCATCTCAGGGCAGAGAGGAAGCAGGGATTATTAAATGGCTTTTTATAGATCTTGAAAACTAGCCAGATCCCAAGGCTCGGCTGTTTCAGCTAAAGGCTTTAAATCAGCCTGCGTGAACTGGGTCCAGGCAGCTGAGGCAGCTGAGCTCTCTGCATATTTATTCCTGGCAAAgtggctgcctgctccctgtCAGTCTGCTGCTGCCCTTTACCATGTGTAGGAGTGGTGATGGGCAGCAGCCAAAGTCCCTCCATGCTACTTtgggcaggcagccagcagtCCCAGCCTGGTTTGTGTTTCACCTGCATGTGGCAGAGCACAAGTAACCACACTGCCAGTGCCCAGAGGTGCTGGTCGGTCACCTGTGCTGGTTCTGTGGGCTCTTGAGTCCCTTTCTCCTTGCTTATTGCAGCAGACCTGCAGAAGCAGGTGCTCGCGTGCTTTTATGACAACACTCAGCTGGTGGCCTGGGTGGATGTTGCGTTCCTCTGTTGCCTCCTGTCACATCTGCCATCCATCTGCTCCGTCGTTCGTCCTGCCATCCAGAAACACGGCATTGTGTACAGCCTCGTCACCACTGTCCCTCTCCTCAGGTAAAACGGACCACGTCATTTCAGACCCTGGACGGGCTGCCATAGTTTGGGACATCACAGGGCAAGTGCAGCGCGCGTGTGCTCTGGCCGAGCCGGAGCTGTGCAGAAGAACAGCTCTTATTGCCTCTCACAATTTTATTGTGAAACGCCATTGCAAACTTTGTCACGGTTTGCCACTTCCCCAAGTCCCCAACTGCTGGAGTCACGGGAACACTTTAGGGTTTCAGCTTTCTGTTTGTCTAGAGGAAGTTGTAGACTTTATGGATATAAACCTGAAAATATGATCAAAAGGAGTCAAGGGAGCTCCAGATCAAACCCAATGCTGGCATTGAAACCCCGCTCCTGCCAGGGCCTCAGATTATCGCTGCAAGATAACCTGTTGTGAGACAGCGCAGGAAACAAGGTGCAGAGAAGCAGCCTTCAGTCTCCACAGTTGAAAAAGCAAACTCGGCGCATTGTGTTTCACTTTAAACCGCTGCCGTAGCTCTCGGGAGGGCTCCGAGTGCAGGGGTACGACCTGTACCTCCTGCTCCTGACTCCTGGGGGTGCCCAGCCCCTGTGGTTAGGCCAGTCCTGGCCACCTGCTGAGGTGACCAGTGAGGGGCCAAACGTGACGCTGCTCTCCATGCTATGGGCGAGGCTGTTCACTAGTAAAAGGTTTGCTGATCCTGCAAAGGCTAACTGCTTCCTCCTTTCCAGCTAAACCTAGTTTCTCCCCCATCAGCTAAACCTGGGTGATGCTGGCTGTTTATTGCAGGGCTGAGGGAGGGCAGGCGGACAAGTAGTGGGGATCcagctggagaggggagaggagaggaaaagatagGAGAGACCTTGCTTGAGGGAATCTGCCTGCAGTGGGGAGGGACCTGGACCTCAACacgttcctgtgctgctgcagttgtGGTATGACCTATGTGCACTGGGGGAGAAAGTGCAACGGATGATTTTTATGCACAtccacacctttttttttttttttttaaacagaccaCTACATGGCAAAATTAACAATCCTACTCTGCCCATCTCTCCGTTGGCAGTGTTAAGGCCCATGGATTAACTTTAACAGAAGGCAATGAGGTTCCATCAGATGGGAAGAACCTTTCTAGCTGGTTAAGACGGCTGTTGGAAAGGAGTCGTTATAAGAAACGTTAATGGGATGAATCCCAGCAACTGTCAACTCAGCCACGGGTGGTGCGGTGGGATAttccctgctgcttcctccGGCTTTCCCTCGCCGCAGAACCTTCAGACCCCACGACCCCACCCGTGCCGTGCGTCCCACCGCCGGCTCCGGGCACCTGCTCCGCCGCAGCGCAGCCCGGGCTCTGCGGGagccccctctccctctcccggTACGCTCCTTTCGGCCGCCTCCGCTCTCGGGTAGAAGCAACTCCTTGGCGACAGTGCCACCGTGAGGCCGGCCGCGGGCCAGGAGCCtctcggggcggggggcgaAGGGGACGGGACGGTCCCAGCGGCGCTGCgagcccctgctgctgctgctgggcaggcgACGTGCCCCTGCCGTTCCCGAGGGAAAAGCTCTCTTCTTCCTTAGCCGTGGCAGCAGTCCTTCTGAGGAGTTGCGCTCGGTGGTTCCCCTGCCTGTATGGTTCGAGGCTGGGTCTGGGCCGGCGGTAATTTTGTTAGTTAGTTTTGTGAAATCCCTCCTAGAGAAATCCTGGCAATgtacagctgcagctggagtggAAATAGGATGCGTGGAAGGGGGTAGTTATGCACGAGAAGCGGATGGGCAAAATGAGGCAGTGTGTGTCTCCTCCACCAGTTTCTCTGATCAGCGCCCCGGGGGGTCACCCTGTCTTACAGGAGCACCGCTTTACATGTACCTGCCACCAATTTCTAAACAGCTACCGCTTCCCTTCATGAAACAATAGTACCTCTGAGGCTAAATCAGCGAGCAGGAACTGAGATACACTTTCTGAGCCAGAACACGGtccaaaatctttttctcttcccccaggCACAACTTCTGTTTCCATGGACATGCTGTTCCTATTGCCGCCTGCTACCTCTGTCCATCGCAATTTCATTATACGCTTCTGCACGCACTTCTAATTCTTGCATTGCTGAATGCTCTTAAAGCAGCTACAGTGCTTATCGTGCCATGATGGCTGAATGGTTATAGGACTTTATACGCAGCCTGTAAAGGACTTCTGTTTACTTGATGAGAATGAGCTACAGGAAATACAAGCTACACTAGACTTGTTACTATTAATTTCAGCATCCTTTACCTAAAATGATCCTAGATCAGAGGTTTCAAATAAACCAGCTCTGATTGATTGCCAATGCAATTCTTCACAGGAGTGGGAGATGAGAATATCCCTTCACACCTGTGTGCACACTGGTAATTgacatttgattttgtttgtccTGCAGGGAAAATAAGAGTCAATGCTGAATGGCTGGTGGCCATTTTCTGTGCAGCCCTGAACAGCAGCACACGTCAGAGCCTGCCTCACCAGAAGGCACTGAAATTACTCAGTGACCTCTGTGTTCCTGAACGCTGCCCCATCTGTGCAGAGCAGAAAACTTCCTGCCCACGGTTTTTGTGCAAGAGTTTTGCCAGCAAAGGTTTTGCCTCTTCAAGGACTCAAGAGGGGTAAGTAAAGGGTTGAATGCCGAGGTACTGCTTGTCCAGACTTCCTCTTTGCTCTGAAACTTGCCTCATCCCACAGCTGAAGCATGGGCTGTCTTGTTGGGTTGGAAGGTGCTGAACTTGGTGTTGCCCTTAGAACCACAAACCTGCCAGGGAAGATTGCCTTAGATGATGTATTAGCAATAAAAGACCTGGACTATCATCCCTGAGTTATTTTGTCCCTGGTTCCTGTTTGGCTACTTATCAGGGTTGTATGAAGCCACTGATCAGGACTGGAGCAttggatgcagaaaaaaaattcctatggGAGTATCTGGAGAGGACAGTTCTTAGGGGTAATAACCTTATGGTAGTTTGTGGACAAGACTATTAAGGATGTTAAGTCAGGGGAAACACTGCTTGAGGGAAAGGAGTCCTGCTTGTGCAGGATTGTTCTAGAGCCATTAGGCTCAGTTTTGCCCCACATGGCAGAGTAATTCCTGGAACACTTTAGATTCAAGTTTCTGAGTCTGATTGTTTCTCAAAGACCCAAGAAAGAGACTTGCAGTCACACACTGAAGAAAACCTTTATTTGTTAAATTATTAGCAGGCTGCTTCAGACTGTTATAGCCCACAAATGTTTCCACTCCAGAACCTTCCCCTGCTTTGACCTGACAGCTGCACAACTGAGACAGCCTCCCTTTAGCCAGCTGCTAGAAAAGAGTGAGCTTGTCCAGCGCCATCTTGCTCTACTATAGCAGGCACCCTTTGGGGACTGGCCTACAAAGTAATGTGGGCTGATCAGCACCAAGACATCTCTTACTTCAGCTGTAGCGGAGCCTGGTGTGATGTTGGATAACAAGCCTCCATTCTCCAAGCTGCTACTGacattttctcagaaattcCAGAGGAAACTGCTGACCATGATTCTAAATCCTCATAAAGTATAATGAAGCCCATGGCAGAATGCTTTGCTGAGGTCTCATCCCAGCCCCCTCATGGGACTGAGAGGTGCAAGAACCAGCACTGTTTGCCCTTGGACTCCTTAAAATATTCCAGCCAATAACTCTATGTACACATTTGCTTCTACAAGTTTCACTCTCTAGACTGCTCAGCAAACTTGCTTCTCCCTGGCTGCCTGAgtcttgctttattttggtCTGAATTTGCTTATTACATAGTCATCTTGGCCTACAAACTGCTTCaatttcactgcatttctgtTGCAGTTTCAATAGAAAACTGAATTACAAAACCAAGTTACAGTTGTTTTGTAGTGGCTACAGCTTTGGCGTAAATAACTAAACAGGCTTGGGcccagttttgtttgttttttaatttttccatggGGGATCTTGAGGAAGCCATTGCTGCCAGGCAAAATAGTAATGATTTAGTCAGGAGGTCTTTCTGTTGAGCCAGGCTTAAATCAGCACTTATTGATACTTCCTTGCTGGCGACAATGCACCCCACCGCCACCAATCATATGGTACTTCTTTCAAGGAAAAAGGAGATAATTGGGTATTGTGTCCAAATCCACCCAGAACAAAGCATTTTTGTATTTCCTAAATTCTCTAGTTCAGCTTGCAGTATTCTCTTATACTTCTGGCCATCAtctatcctgtctttcagtaCTGTTTACTATGATAAACCACTGCTTGGTTTTGCCTctcaggaaataatttctgtggtGAGGCCAGGGATTAGTTGTGCATGTTGTAGCTAGGCCCCTCGCCTAATTATGATTGCTGACAGCAGCTGGCACCACACCTGTATAGCAGTTATTGTATATGCCATTTATCTTATGTCTGGGCTTTACAGTGAGCCCAGTCTGCAGACACTAAAGCCTGGGAGAAATCTATTCACGTGAGCTGCAGGGAAGTTGTTATCAGTCACTGGTAATTAAAATATGTCTATGATTGTTGGTTGGTCTTTTTAATCAACCGTGAAGCAGAAGTCAAAGACAGACAGTGGTACAGTCTGATTTATAGCTTCTGCTTCATTTAGTTCCTGGAAGCAAACAAAGGATTGCAGAAAAGTGCCAATGTGGGGATGTGTTTGCTGTCATCAAATGGCTACAAGCTGCAATGGCCTTTTCTATATTTGGGAGAAGGTGGAACCGTACCTCCTTGGACAAATTGCAAGGTAATAAGGGTATATTCTGCTGTCCCTGCTGGTCTTCTTACAAAGTGCAGTGCGAGTCTCTAATCCTGCCTCTGGCTGCCCTGCAATATGGGGAGAGCATCTGCTTCTACCCCTTCTACCCCAGTCTGGGCTCGTTGCAAAGGAGGAACTATAGTATAGGCCTCCAGTCCTGCTTCTTGGATAAACTGTGAGAAAGTGAGGgcatctgctttctttcctgatCGGGATTTTTGCTCCAGGAAGAGACCCATGTTGTCTCTGTAGGGGAGGGCAATGGATCTGTTGAACAGTGGCTCCTCAGTCCCCAGCAACTCTCGCACGTGTCGTGAAATCTCCTGAAATACAAGACAAAATACTAGAAATTCTCATTTCACAGGGCAACAGCTAATAACATTCATTCTGtgtcagagcagcaggaaaaagaactGAATTTCTGAACTTTGGAACCGTTTCATGCTTGAAGTTGCAACTCGAGAGGGATCTGAACACGAGTGCCATGCGACGTTGTAAAAGCAGAGCAGACTGCACATTCTCCAGATTTACTGTGGGGGATGGCATCACATCCAGTCTCTTACTGGCACAAatagctctgctttcctctttgcaCTTGCAGAACAAACAAGTTATGGGTGAATGAGCTGGAGTCTGTTCTGCCTAATGCAAAAACATTGCTGCTTGCTAAGCTATATTGTCAACAACAAAGTCTATACACAGAAGAGGTGTAAAAACTAACTAAACCAATAAGTTATATCGCTCATTAAGAAAATGATGGGTGACTGGCTGTCTGAGCCAGCTGGACCTGGAACTGTTGTGAACAGAGCCTTGCCATTATTTCTGAAGTCACTTCTGAGAATGTAACTTTCTGATTTGACCGAAGCTTTGAAATACAATCCACAAGGTTTTACTCATTTTCCACAGCATTTGCTCAAACTCTTCCCCCAACTTTGGCTTGACTCTGAAGAGCAGTACCCTACTTTGTATGATATCCAAAAAACCACCGGATGAGTACCTTCAGTGGGTTTGGTATTTAAAACACCAGTACAATGGaattaaaaccagcagcaacTTCACTTGTTCATGCTGCGTAGCTGCCCCATAATTCACTGTGTAGTTCTCTACCAAACTGCCATTTCCTCTAAATTGCAAAAAGTTTCTATCTCACTGAGCTGATGCTATCACATTTATTTCTATAGTAACTATCTCGGTTTTAACTGTTCACAGCCTTTCATTGATATTTCTTGTTGGGAAGCTGATGTGCCCAGGATTATGGCCTTAACTTTGCTCTGAAACCTGCTCTAGTACACACTTCCTAAAAGACCCAAAGGGCCACATCCTGCTCAGAGCTCTGCACGCTCGGATTCTATCAAAATAAAGTTCTCTAAAACACAAATAACTGGCAGGATAGGGCATGATCTTCAAGAACATCTAGGTTCCACTGAAATCTGTGAGATGTTCCCAATTCACTTGCAAGCTTTGGAAAACATTACAGAGACAGTCTCATTTCCAAGCTTGCTGCAGTATGCTGGCCATTGCCTTATCTCAGCTCCAAGGAATTTCAGTTTCTACAGGAGGAAGAATGGGTTACAGTTGATACCTCTAACCTGTGGCTTACTGTTTCTCAGCAGTTAAACCACCACCATACATAATCCCTATATTCCAATGTGAGGATGAGGCTTACAAAGCCTAGAAAATTCTTGCCATCTTTGATAAATGCAAATGACTATAAAGGCTGTATCTGCTTGTCCTAGAAATACTCTTGAAAGGCTGCTGTCTGAAAAACGAAGCATTGTAATTTGATGCCTTCTCCTCCAACCAACAGGCAAAGTTACGGCACTAGTCAATGTTTTTGGTGGcatatttcatttcaaacaaacaGTTAAGATGGTGCAGCCAAACAGGACTGTGATGAAATTGCTTTTTGGTGCTccagaataaaacaaacagtGTTCATACCCTAGTCGTTGGAGcataaagatttttctcttttcctggtTATTTGAACTTCTACCTTGTGTCCTCTGGGGAAAGCAACTTTAAATTATGATGCGAAACAAATAATTTGGCTCTGTAAATGCAGCCCTGAGTCCCTCTATGGTTTCTATTAGGGAGGGCAAGGAGGGTAATGAAATTTAAGTCAACTTGCTTATTTTCTGAACTTCCAGGATGCTTTGGAAGGCCAGACTGTAGCCCCAAACTTCTGTCTAGTCAGCTTAACTATCAGTGTTTGTTAAAGAAAAGATacaggtttaaagaaaaatgaccaGACAATTACATGTTTACAAAATGAGGAAGAGACAGCTGTTTGTGTTCAGCAAAGTGTAAAACAAGGAAGTAAAAATGAGTTGCCCTTCTGTTGCTTGAGATCGGTGGCTCAATTGCTGCAGTTTAAAACTGACTAGATTTTTAGAAATTCCACAAATCAGTAAGtggaaaattactgaaaagaaattctgagGGATACTTAAGAAGGCGCATGCATCTTGCTAAGCAATTTCATGGGGGAAGAGGAGCAACACAGGCTTAAAGAAAGGCTAAGCACTTCTGATGCACTTACGGTGTCCCAGAAGGGAAGCCTGCGATCTCCAGCCGGCTAAGGATTTATACCTGAAAAGACTCAAGAAATGTAGCTGTTTGGCTGAACAAATTGGGTCGTCCAGTTTCAGGCTCACTCCGAATAAGCAATCTGCCTGGGGGGACAGGCTATCGCCTAGCTTGCTTGCAAGCAGAAGGTGTCAGAGAGCTGGGTGGGCTCCGAGGGGCTGAGGAGGGAGCTCCGGGACCCGCAGCCGGCCGCACCTGCATGTGGCCGAAGTCCGTGACACCCATGGCGGGCAGGCTGGAGCAGTTCACGAGGATGAGGCGGCGGCCGGTGATGCCGTTGGTCCTGAAGCACTCCTGGAAGCGGAGGGAAGGGCGGGTGGGCCGCGGGCAGCGGGTCGCCCTCGGCCATGACCGCCTCCCGCGCCCCCAGCGCTCACACACGCTCACACGCGCGAGTTCAGGGCCGCCGGCTCAGGTGGCGGTGAGGGTGTGAGCTTCCCGCCCGGGCCGGGAGCCCCGCACCTCGTACTGGGGGAAGCCGAGCCGCACCACCCACTCGGCCACCTCCGCGGCGCTCCAGGCCAGGAAGGGGCAGGCGGACCGCGGCCCCCCCGCGCCGTCGGGCTCGGGCTGCGGCCACTCGGCCGGCCCCGGGCTCGGCTCCATCAGCGCCGTCCCCAGGCCGCCGCGGTAACGCGTCCTTCTGGGCCCACGTTCCCATGGCAACCGCCGCTTCCTGGAGGTGCACCCCGTCTCCCTTCCGCCACCCCCTCCACCCCGTCGGCCTACAAAGCCGCCTGCCTCCCGCGCCTGGCGGCTCTGCGGAACTAGTTTTTGCTTGGCTGCGTTGTCGAGGGGGGAGACTGAGGGAAGAGCACCGAGGCACCACCCTCTCCCTTCTGCCTGGCTCACGCGCACCCGCTcggctcctgccagcccccccccctccccccccgctcGGGTGTTtccgccggcggcggccgcagcGCTTCGGCTGCGCTCGGCTCTTtccgccgcggcggggctgTCGCCTCCGGCTCCGCGCCCCTCGGCCGCCCGCTCAGTCCTGCCCATGTCGGACGTgctggccgccgccgccggctcccgcTTCGAGCCCCCGGCCGCCGGGGCGCCGGGCGGCCACagcggccccgcgccccgcgTCCCCTCAGGTACGGGCTcggcaggggagggggcagccggGCCGGCCGCGGCGGGTCGTGGGAGCGGCTCCTCGCCTGCGCGCTTCCCTCCCGGCGGCGGCGAGCGCCGGCAGCCCGGCCGGGGTCACCGAAGAGCCCCCCgtccccggcggcggggcgggcggcgcctgAGGGGCTGCCGGCGGCGCGTGTTTTAGCGTTGGCCTTACGGCCGGGGAGAATGCCGTGAGTTTCCTTCCCGCGGTGGGTTTCCTCGTTTCTCCCGGAGAAGCCTTATTTCCAGGGGGAGGCTTGCTTCGGTGAAAAATACGGCACCCCTCGCGGAGAGCAGCATGGGGAATTAGAGCTGGGCGAACGTCTGCTCTGGCGGGtgggctggctgctggggggAAGGGGTCGGGCTGTGGCGCCCGGGCGAGCCCTTCCGCAGCCGGCCCTGCCCTCAGGGAGGACCCCGCCGCCTCTGCGCCCCGGGgcgctcggctcggctcggctcacCTGCAGCGCCTGCAACTCCAGCAACAGTTCCCGGCGCCGCCTCCCTGCAGCGGGGAGAGCGAGGGTCGATGGAGAACCGGTTGTGAGGGACGGCGTGCTCTCCCCGGTGAAGGAGGCCCCGTCTAGCCCGGAGCTGGACTACCCACGCCGTGCGGGCTCTGCCGTGGCTGGGGGCCCCTGGGCTGGAGGTGCCCTCCCAGCTCCGAACTGACTCTGCGAAATGGCCAGCGGCTGTAAGGCTGATCGCCAGAGAGCTGCAAAAGCTGGAACTTGTCCGTGCCCAGTTCGCTGCCTTAACGTGATCAGACAGCGGGGCTGTGGAGCGCGTACCGCAGTCGTGTGGGGACAGAGCTTTCCCAGAGTTCAGGAGACTCGGGGGAGACCAGGAGCCATCTTTATAGGCAGACCTTTTAGCAGTGACCTAGGAATTTCCATCTCGTCAGTGCCCTGTGGGAACCGCTGCGTGATTGCTTTTTCCAGGGCTCTGTCAGCCCGGTTTTACATGATGAAATTTGGCCTTGTTCTGTCCTTCTAAAGCTAGGATTGGTGGTTCCTGAACAAACCCTGCTTCTGAGAGTGGTTCTGCACTAAAAACATGCATGGAActttcattcttcctttcctaGGGTTGAGACCATTAAAAATCTTTGTTCTGCAAGGTGCT includes:
- the NOXRED1 gene encoding LOW QUALITY PROTEIN: NADP-dependent oxidoreductase domain-containing protein 1 (The sequence of the model RefSeq protein was modified relative to this genomic sequence to represent the inferred CDS: deleted 1 base in 1 codon), encoding MWDITEPFESSQADEAAEGEALNRTEKGLPTSLGDSHGPKVGIIGRGHLGKQPARAFLMLSWTLCTSIHVSTRCPETLPDLQKQVLACFYDNTQLVAWVDVAFLCCLLSHLPSICSVVRPAIQKHGIVYSLVTTVPLLRTFRPHDPTRAVRPTAGSGHLLRRSAARALREPPLPLPGKIRVNAEWLVAIFCAALNSSTRQSLPHQKALKLLSDLCVPERCPICAEQKTSCPRFLCKSFASKGFASSRTQEGTFPCFDLTAAQLRQPPFSQLLEKSELVQRHLALL
- the SAMD15 gene encoding sterile alpha motif domain-containing protein 15 isoform X2 gives rise to the protein MEPSPGPAEWPQPEPDGAGGPRSACPFLAWSAAEVAEWVVRLGFPQYEECFRTNGITGRRLILVNCSSLPAMGVTDFGHMQV
- the SAMD15 gene encoding sterile alpha motif domain-containing protein 15 isoform X1, with amino-acid sequence MEPSPGPAEWPQPEPDGAGGPRSACPFLAWSAAEVAEWVVRLGFPQYEECFRTNGITGRRLILVNCSSLPAMGVTDFGHMQEISRHVRELLGTEEPLFNRSIALPYRDNMGLFLEQKSRSGKKADALTFSQFIQEAGLEAYTIVPPLQRAQTGVEGVEADALPILQGSQRQD